From a region of the Papaver somniferum cultivar HN1 unplaced genomic scaffold, ASM357369v1 unplaced-scaffold_54, whole genome shotgun sequence genome:
- the LOC113343086 gene encoding beta-catenin-like protein 1, protein MISIPKRLRPDLTNRFRPPRETSDQLYLSFKKSLNDYGAESDRPGKSEDALIGIIRKMDYLKIASPNVFQELVDLKIFESMVDLLDNCGNNLASCIFLQFEMITQGDIRVMHDAQAAGLVDFLVKYHAVGKFVSCFFRFSEDDDVVYGALQTIAHMIFLRPDVAEIVGKQTNLINWVLDVIKTKGCGYKKQYTAGLLTTILQSTSKENIVELGKMGSVVVVVEALLPYTKCAVNKVGKLDQEILALFGKSLVKKEDVLDEDEIFDLVQSLFDCLFCLLSSVENKKRFADAGGVHLMLQIVKQEKLNNFYYGSAIAALDIALEHCPSASNKFVSDALALDIAFPASIDAISSSITHKGDEIEGHLMSLITTLTLNDGSTGVKKDTLLDKFEENDYKLIAWLLDLFTQYSLKVCAAANHLKQKQLDRSELYDEKLEYGLSTLQSIAVILAYLWSSERSILRAKIEEQKKAVLEILKEYRDNIGNEDESEEIVAKTVINEYIVSLEKQ, encoded by the exons ATGATTTCTATCCCTAAACGATTGCGTCCTGATTTAACTAATCGATTCCGTCCGCCTCGTGAAACATCAGATCAACTTTACTTATCATTCAAAAAATCTCTTAATGATTATGGCGCTGAATCTGATAGACCAGGAAAGTCTGAAGATGCACTTATTGGAATAATCCGTAAGATGGATTATTTGAAAATTGCTTCACCTAATGTTTTTCAGGAGTTAGTAGATCTGAAGATTTTTGAATCCATGGTAGATTTATTAGATAATTGTGGGAATAACTTAGCTAGTTGTATTTTTCTACAATTTGAAATGATAACTCAGGGCGATATTCGTGTTATGCATGATGCACAAGCTGCGGGTCTCGTTGATTTTTTAGTAAAATACCATGCCGTAGGAAAGTTTGTTTCATGCTTTTTTAGGTtttctgaagatgatgatgttgtttatgGAGCCCTTCAAACTATTGCACATATGATTTTTCTTAGACCGGATGTGGCAGAAATTGTTGGTAAGCAGACCAATCTGATTAATTGGGTATTGGATGTAATCAAGACTAAAGGATGTGGTTATAAAAAACAATACACTGCAGGCTTATTAACTACTATTTTACAATCTACAAGTAAGGAAAATATTGTCGAATTAGGAAAAATGGGCAGTGTAGTTGTTGTTGTAGAAGCTCTTTTACCTTATACCAAATGTGCTGTCAATAAAGTAGGCAAGCTGGACCAAGAAATACTAGCTCTGTTCGGCAAATCTCTTGTTAAAAAAGAAGACGTGTTGGACGAAGACGAAATATTCGACCTGGTGCAGAGTTTGTTTGATTGCTTATTTTGTCTATTATCTTCTGTGGAGAATAAGAAGAGGTTTGCTGATGCCGGAGGAGTTCACTTGATGCTACAAATTGTTAAGCAGGAGAAGTTGAATAATTTCTATTATGGGTCTGCAATTGCGGCACTTGATATTGCACTGGAACACTGTCCTTCTGCTTCTAACAAGTTTGTGAGTGATGCTTTGGCACTCGACATTGCATTCCCTGCTTCCATTGATGCA ATTTCATCAAGCATTACTCATAAGGGAGATGAAATTGAAGGACATCTTATGTCTCTTATCACAACATTAACATTAAATG ATGGCAGTACCGGTGTGAAAAAAGATACGTTGTTAGATAAGTTTGAGGAGAATGATTACAAATTAATCGCTTGGCTTTTGGACCTCTTCACACA ATATTCCTTAAAAGTTTGTGCAGCGGCAAATCATCTCAAACAGAAACAG CTGGACCGGTCTGAGCTCTACGATGAAAAACTGGAATATGGATTGTCCACGCTTCAG TCGATTGCTGTTATACTTGCTTATCTTTGGTCGTCCGA GAGAAGTATTTTAAGAGCTAAAATTGAAGAACAAAAGAAAGCTGTGCTGGAGATTCTCAAA GAATATCGTGACAACATTGGCAATGAGGATGAATCAGAAGAAATTGTAGCAAAGACAGTGATCAATGAATACATTGTTTCCCTTGAGAAACAATGA